Proteins from one Chitinophaga oryzae genomic window:
- the fabF gene encoding beta-ketoacyl-ACP synthase II: protein MQPRRVVVTGLGALTPLGNSVAEFWHGLANGVSGADYIRQFDASKFKTRFACELKNFDPTNYLDKKEARKMDPFTQTAVISADQAIQDANISKDKINLDRAGVIWGTGVGGMINFSHELKEFHTGDGTPRFSPFLITRLILDIAAGSISIRHGFRGPNFSVVSACASATNAIIEAMYSIRYGKTDLVVTGGSENVINEPCVGGFNAMKALSERNDDPKTASRPFDLDRDGFVMGEGAGALVLESLDHALERGAKIYAELAGGGATADAHHITAPHPEGLGAMNVMRQALADSGLQATDIDYINVHGTSTPLGDIAEVKAIQKVFGEHAYDLNISSTKSMTGHLLGAAGAIESIASIMSIINGIVPPTINHFTDDPQLDPKLNFTFNTAQHREVRAALSNTFGFGGHNASVIFKKFVP, encoded by the coding sequence ATGCAACCAAGACGAGTTGTCGTTACAGGTTTAGGCGCTCTTACACCGCTCGGCAATTCCGTAGCTGAATTTTGGCACGGATTGGCGAACGGTGTATCCGGCGCGGATTACATCCGTCAATTTGACGCTTCCAAGTTCAAAACCCGTTTTGCTTGTGAACTGAAGAATTTCGACCCTACCAACTACCTGGATAAAAAGGAGGCCCGTAAGATGGACCCCTTTACACAGACAGCGGTGATATCCGCAGATCAGGCTATACAGGACGCCAATATCAGCAAAGACAAGATCAATCTGGATCGTGCCGGCGTGATATGGGGTACCGGTGTTGGTGGGATGATCAACTTCAGCCATGAGCTGAAAGAATTTCATACCGGAGACGGGACTCCCCGTTTCAGCCCATTCCTGATCACCAGGCTTATCCTTGACATTGCTGCTGGTTCTATTTCTATCCGCCACGGCTTCAGGGGGCCTAATTTCTCTGTTGTATCTGCTTGCGCATCCGCTACCAATGCTATCATTGAAGCTATGTACAGCATCCGTTACGGTAAAACCGACCTCGTGGTTACCGGCGGTTCGGAGAATGTGATCAACGAGCCTTGTGTGGGCGGTTTCAACGCCATGAAGGCTCTGTCTGAGAGAAACGATGACCCTAAAACGGCTTCCCGGCCTTTCGACCTCGACCGTGACGGTTTTGTGATGGGAGAAGGTGCAGGCGCGCTGGTACTGGAGTCATTGGACCATGCGTTGGAAAGAGGGGCAAAAATTTATGCAGAGCTGGCCGGCGGAGGCGCTACTGCGGATGCCCATCATATTACCGCCCCTCATCCGGAAGGACTGGGTGCGATGAACGTGATGCGGCAGGCATTGGCAGATTCCGGTTTACAGGCAACTGATATTGATTATATCAATGTACATGGTACTTCTACCCCACTTGGTGATATCGCGGAAGTAAAGGCTATTCAGAAAGTGTTTGGTGAACATGCTTATGACCTCAACATCAGCTCCACCAAATCCATGACTGGCCACCTGCTCGGTGCTGCCGGCGCTATTGAATCCATCGCCAGCATCATGTCTATCATCAACGGTATCGTACCTCCTACGATTAACCATTTTACCGACGATCCTCAGCTGGACCCGAAATTAAATTTTACCTTTAACACCGCACAACACAGAGAAGTGAGAGCCGCATTATCCAATACCTTCGGTTTTGGAGGTCATAATGCCTCTGTTATTTTCAAAAAATTTGTTCCTTGA
- the rnc gene encoding ribonuclease III — protein MYKELTSLLGFPPGNFALYEIALSHRSSKEKFLESNERLEYLGDAILGAIVGDYLFKKYPYKTEGYLTEMRSKIVNRQQLNDIAIKMGLRKLTIYDKYNSFLKISQIFGNTLEALVGAVYLDRGYNKTQQFVHKRILMPYIDMDMLESVEMNHKNKLYGWANKNGKVLEFELLDEQMDNGRRIFTVGAVVDGELICTGKAFNKKDASQIAAQQAILQLGLSD, from the coding sequence TTGTACAAAGAGCTCACCAGCCTGTTGGGATTCCCGCCAGGTAACTTTGCCCTGTATGAGATAGCCCTTAGCCACCGCTCAAGCAAAGAGAAGTTCCTCGAAAGCAACGAGCGGCTGGAATACCTTGGCGATGCCATCCTGGGAGCGATCGTGGGCGACTACCTCTTCAAAAAATATCCCTATAAAACAGAAGGATATCTTACCGAGATGCGCTCAAAAATCGTGAACCGCCAGCAACTCAATGATATCGCTATCAAAATGGGGCTGCGGAAACTCACCATCTACGACAAGTACAACAGCTTCCTGAAGATCAGCCAGATCTTCGGTAACACCCTCGAAGCCCTCGTTGGCGCGGTATACCTCGACCGCGGGTATAATAAAACCCAACAGTTTGTCCATAAACGTATCCTCATGCCGTATATCGATATGGACATGCTGGAAAGCGTGGAAATGAACCACAAAAACAAGTTGTACGGCTGGGCCAATAAAAACGGCAAAGTCCTCGAGTTTGAACTGCTCGATGAACAAATGGACAACGGCCGGCGCATTTTTACCGTAGGCGCTGTAGTAGACGGTGAACTGATTTGCACCGGTAAAGCCTTCAATAAAAAAGACGCCAGCCAGATTGCCGCCCAACAGGCTATCCTGCAACTGGGCCTGTCAGACTGA
- a CDS encoding GyrI-like domain-containing protein gives MKYRNALGWALLLLTGFKLDYTLNLTDMTKLDLTKAFKSYYTAAAKPHLAVIEKGLFLTINGQGDPNGESFAENTGALYTVAYGIKAQCKNAGEDFTVSKLEGFWWVKDTSIDPLQVPRSEWMYELAIRMPDYVTRQQLSAAVLSAEKKKQSLLFRNVDLKTIEEGKSVQMMHVGPFSEEPASLQQMDAFMHQHGLQMNGRHHEIYLSDFRKTAPERLKTILRHPVK, from the coding sequence ATGAAATACAGGAATGCCCTTGGCTGGGCACTGTTATTACTGACAGGATTTAAACTTGATTATACACTCAACCTAACGGATATGACTAAACTGGACCTCACCAAAGCTTTTAAAAGCTATTATACAGCCGCCGCCAAACCGCACCTGGCTGTTATCGAAAAGGGATTGTTCCTGACCATCAACGGCCAGGGCGATCCCAACGGGGAAAGCTTCGCCGAAAATACCGGCGCGCTTTACACCGTGGCCTATGGTATCAAAGCCCAATGTAAAAATGCCGGCGAAGATTTCACCGTCAGCAAGCTGGAAGGCTTCTGGTGGGTGAAAGACACCTCCATAGATCCGTTACAGGTACCCCGCAGCGAATGGATGTATGAGCTGGCTATTCGTATGCCCGACTACGTTACCCGGCAACAGCTGTCGGCCGCAGTGCTCTCCGCTGAGAAAAAGAAGCAGTCGCTCCTGTTCAGAAATGTGGACCTTAAAACAATCGAAGAGGGGAAGTCCGTACAGATGATGCACGTCGGGCCGTTCAGTGAAGAACCCGCGTCACTGCAACAGATGGACGCGTTCATGCACCAGCATGGATTGCAGATGAATGGCAGGCACCATGAAATTTACCTGTCTGATTTCAGGAAAACAGCGCCGGAGCGGCTGAAGACCATCCTGCGGCATCCTGTAAAATAA
- a CDS encoding DJ-1/PfpI family protein → MKAQCNCYVYVYNGYSDWEPALAIFGLNNFTDIRVVPFSLDGRPVTSGGNVSVQPQQSLEQAIAADIDLLIIPGGTTIASSSEHEALLPLLRKQLDSGQLLAAICDATAFLGNHGLLDQVPHTGNDAQVLQMMAPAYKGAAHYINQPAVTGGNLITAAGTAMVPFTKEIYTALGLLDKKELAFWFGFFDTAGATLKFSHVPPLPFFYRSYEVNMAGMLPLVRTATLEMYRQAVGAGLEVSGPVQWHYHQFDGNPDTIFRLDIGLPVTAPAPVPAPYKCETLPAFDCISATHEGAWDKLGDTYGKLIGAMQVLGIQMSGYNREQYFQYDFNQPDQNITNVQIGVIKP, encoded by the coding sequence ATGAAAGCGCAATGCAACTGCTATGTATATGTGTATAACGGCTACTCCGACTGGGAACCGGCACTGGCCATCTTCGGACTGAACAACTTTACCGACATCCGCGTGGTGCCGTTTTCACTGGACGGCCGGCCGGTTACCTCCGGCGGTAATGTAAGCGTACAGCCGCAGCAAAGCCTGGAGCAAGCCATAGCAGCTGACATTGACCTGCTGATCATCCCCGGAGGCACTACCATCGCCAGCAGCAGCGAACACGAGGCCCTGCTGCCCCTGCTCCGGAAACAGCTGGACAGCGGACAGTTGCTGGCCGCTATCTGCGACGCTACCGCTTTCCTCGGTAACCACGGGCTGCTGGACCAGGTGCCCCACACCGGCAACGATGCACAGGTATTGCAAATGATGGCCCCCGCCTATAAAGGCGCCGCCCATTACATTAATCAGCCCGCCGTCACAGGTGGAAACCTGATCACCGCCGCCGGTACCGCCATGGTGCCTTTCACCAAAGAGATCTATACCGCCCTCGGGCTGCTCGACAAAAAAGAGCTGGCTTTCTGGTTCGGCTTCTTCGATACCGCCGGCGCTACCCTGAAATTCAGCCATGTGCCGCCGCTCCCTTTCTTTTACCGCAGCTATGAAGTAAATATGGCCGGCATGCTGCCGCTGGTGCGGACGGCCACGCTGGAAATGTACCGGCAGGCCGTCGGCGCAGGACTGGAAGTGTCCGGCCCGGTACAATGGCACTATCATCAGTTTGACGGCAATCCCGACACCATCTTCCGCCTGGACATCGGCCTGCCGGTGACGGCCCCCGCCCCCGTACCGGCGCCCTACAAATGTGAAACACTGCCAGCCTTCGATTGTATCAGTGCTACACATGAAGGCGCATGGGATAAACTGGGCGACACCTACGGTAAACTGATAGGCGCCATGCAGGTACTGGGTATTCAAATGAGTGGTTATAACCGGGAGCAATATTTCCAATATGACTTCAATCAGCCCGATCAGAATATCACCAACGTCCAGATCGGTGTTATAAAACCATGA
- a CDS encoding helix-turn-helix transcriptional regulator — protein sequence MNRIDRLTAILIQLQGKKIVKAAEISERFNISLRTVYRDVKALQEAGVPIGAEAGTGYYIVDGYHLPPVMFSKEEAGALLTGGKLMEQFSDHSSRKQFGFAMEKIRSVLRGSEKDFLESLDENIVVQRSYGPVEENNFPNRFLSELQHALGHQQVVNMEYFSFQEEVATRREAEPIGIFHDGSNWHLIAWCRLRQGYRDFRVDRIRKLSLTSTYYKKDKRISLQEYLEQRRSSAPEKTLLVKILINKDLRRYMRNQLYYFGLMDEVTRDEQVELTFLTSGVHYLGRYLIMYGNGVTVLEPQALKDTMRELVTELKDHYLI from the coding sequence ATGAACCGTATCGACAGGCTAACTGCCATCCTGATCCAGTTACAGGGCAAAAAAATAGTAAAAGCCGCCGAAATATCCGAGCGGTTCAACATCAGTCTGCGTACCGTATACCGCGATGTTAAAGCCTTACAGGAAGCCGGCGTGCCTATTGGGGCCGAAGCAGGCACCGGCTATTATATTGTGGACGGCTATCACCTGCCACCCGTTATGTTCTCCAAGGAGGAGGCAGGGGCACTGTTGACAGGAGGTAAGCTCATGGAGCAGTTCAGCGACCACTCCAGCAGGAAGCAGTTCGGCTTCGCCATGGAAAAAATCAGGTCGGTGCTCCGCGGATCTGAAAAAGATTTCCTTGAGTCCCTTGATGAAAACATCGTAGTACAGCGGAGCTATGGGCCGGTGGAAGAGAATAATTTCCCTAACCGGTTCCTGTCTGAGCTGCAGCATGCATTAGGGCACCAACAGGTAGTCAACATGGAGTACTTTTCATTCCAGGAAGAAGTAGCCACCCGGCGGGAAGCAGAGCCCATCGGCATCTTCCATGATGGCAGCAACTGGCACCTGATCGCCTGGTGCCGCCTCCGGCAGGGCTACCGCGACTTCCGGGTAGACCGTATCCGTAAACTCAGCCTGACATCTACCTATTATAAAAAAGATAAACGTATATCCCTGCAGGAATACCTGGAGCAGCGCCGCAGCTCAGCCCCGGAGAAAACGCTGCTGGTGAAGATATTAATCAATAAAGACCTCCGCCGCTATATGCGCAATCAGCTCTATTACTTCGGCCTGATGGATGAAGTAACCAGGGATGAACAGGTGGAACTGACTTTCCTGACGTCCGGCGTGCATTACCTCGGCCGTTACCTCATCATGTATGGCAATGGCGTAACCGTACTGGAGCCACAGGCGCTCAAAGACACCATGCGGGAGCTGGTCACCGAACTCAAAGACCATTATCTCATTTAG
- the cydB gene encoding cytochrome d ubiquinol oxidase subunit II, which produces METILGLDLPTWWFLVIGGLITGYGVLDGFDLGAGSLHLFFNKEESRRLALNAIGPVWDGNEVWLVIAGGALFAGFPLVYGVIFSTFYIPFMLFLVALIFRAISIEFRSKEPWPWWRKMWDISYTVSSTAITLLLGLVLGNLIHGLPINKEHEFTGNLWTFFNPYAILIAFTTLSLFMLHGAIYLVMKTENRLYAKLTVMVNNCSKFFILCFILTSMATLIYIPHMTHQFKNHPQLFLLPMVAVFILLNIKRNIDARKYFTAFFYSCIITSCLLILFAVGLYPNIVLSTTDPAYSISIYQAASSNKSLRIMLLIAAVGTPLVIAYSTFVFWTFRGKVKLTDMSY; this is translated from the coding sequence ATGGAAACAATTCTCGGACTGGACCTTCCCACCTGGTGGTTTTTAGTGATCGGCGGACTGATCACGGGTTACGGCGTGCTCGATGGTTTTGATCTCGGCGCCGGCTCACTACACCTGTTTTTTAATAAGGAAGAAAGCCGGCGGCTGGCGCTCAACGCTATCGGCCCTGTATGGGACGGTAACGAAGTATGGCTGGTGATCGCCGGCGGCGCGCTGTTTGCAGGCTTTCCGCTGGTATACGGCGTCATATTCTCCACTTTCTATATCCCCTTCATGCTGTTCCTGGTGGCGCTCATTTTCAGGGCCATCTCCATAGAGTTCCGCAGTAAAGAGCCGTGGCCGTGGTGGCGTAAGATGTGGGACATCTCCTATACCGTGTCCAGCACTGCCATTACACTGCTGCTGGGACTGGTGCTGGGCAATCTTATCCACGGGCTGCCCATCAATAAGGAACATGAGTTTACCGGTAACCTGTGGACATTCTTCAATCCTTATGCAATCCTGATCGCTTTCACCACCCTGTCACTGTTTATGCTCCACGGCGCTATCTACCTGGTGATGAAGACCGAAAACCGTCTCTACGCCAAGCTGACCGTGATGGTAAACAATTGCAGTAAATTCTTCATCCTGTGCTTTATTCTAACGTCGATGGCTACACTGATATACATTCCGCACATGACCCATCAGTTTAAAAATCATCCGCAGCTGTTTCTGCTGCCGATGGTGGCCGTGTTTATTTTGCTGAACATCAAACGGAACATCGACGCCCGGAAGTACTTTACCGCATTCTTCTATTCCTGTATTATCACCTCCTGCCTGCTGATCCTGTTTGCCGTGGGATTATATCCCAATATTGTCCTGTCTACCACAGACCCGGCTTACAGCATCAGTATTTACCAGGCAGCCTCCTCCAATAAATCGTTAAGGATCATGTTGCTGATAGCGGCGGTTGGAACGCCGCTGGTAATCGCCTACAGTACTTTTGTTTTCTGGACTTTCCGTGGCAAGGTGAAACTGACGGATATGAGTTATTAA
- a CDS encoding cytochrome ubiquinol oxidase subunit I, whose translation MPSVEILSRIQFAFTIAFHYIYPPLSIGLGLCLVIMEGLYLKTGKLLYKEITKFWIKIFALIFGIGVATGIVMEFEFGTNWATYSHYVGDIFGSALAAEGIFAFAMESAFLGVLLFGWDRVHKAVHYFSTIMVAVGSALSALWIVIANSWQQTPAGYRIEGHDLGARAVVTDFWEMVNNPSSMDRYAHVIIGAFLAGAFLVMSVGAWYILKKRFVEHARAMFKVGLSVAVIAALAQLFTGHRSAHYVSKYQPAKLAAMEGHYDSLAVADMYLIGWVNNKEQKTTGIKIPGGLSFLTHGSFNAPVEGLRATPPQDRPGAVNFVFQTYHIMISIGMALIGLTLLALILLWRKKLFQQRWLMIIFAWAVLLPQIANQVGWYAAEVGRQPWVVYKLLRTSDALSKKVTADQVMFSLILFTLVYMLLFALFLYLLNRKIQHGPDVAGSKDDDDHDQYYPNNLANLPS comes from the coding sequence ATGCCTTCCGTTGAAATATTATCCAGGATACAGTTTGCCTTTACCATTGCATTCCACTATATCTATCCCCCGCTGAGTATCGGGCTGGGATTGTGTTTGGTGATCATGGAAGGGTTATACCTGAAAACAGGAAAACTGTTGTACAAAGAAATCACGAAGTTCTGGATCAAGATCTTCGCGCTGATATTTGGCATAGGCGTCGCTACCGGAATTGTGATGGAATTTGAATTTGGTACCAACTGGGCCACCTATTCGCACTACGTGGGCGACATCTTCGGAAGTGCGCTGGCGGCGGAAGGGATCTTCGCGTTTGCCATGGAATCCGCGTTCCTGGGGGTGCTGCTGTTTGGATGGGACCGTGTACACAAAGCTGTGCATTATTTCTCCACCATCATGGTAGCCGTTGGCTCCGCCCTGTCGGCCTTATGGATCGTAATTGCCAACTCCTGGCAGCAAACACCGGCGGGCTACCGCATAGAAGGGCATGATCTGGGGGCAAGGGCCGTGGTGACTGACTTTTGGGAGATGGTCAACAACCCTTCCAGCATGGACCGTTATGCCCACGTGATCATCGGCGCTTTCCTCGCAGGAGCTTTCCTCGTGATGAGCGTTGGAGCGTGGTACATCCTGAAAAAACGTTTTGTGGAACATGCGCGGGCCATGTTTAAAGTCGGCCTGTCCGTCGCTGTAATTGCCGCGCTGGCACAGCTCTTCACAGGACACCGTTCCGCGCATTATGTCAGCAAATACCAGCCGGCCAAGCTGGCCGCCATGGAAGGCCATTATGATAGCCTGGCGGTGGCAGATATGTACCTCATCGGCTGGGTCAATAACAAAGAGCAGAAGACCACCGGCATTAAAATTCCGGGAGGCCTTTCTTTCCTTACGCATGGCAGCTTCAACGCGCCGGTGGAAGGCCTGCGCGCCACGCCGCCGCAGGACAGGCCAGGTGCGGTCAACTTCGTCTTCCAGACATACCATATCATGATCTCCATCGGCATGGCGTTGATTGGCCTCACCCTGCTGGCTTTGATATTACTATGGAGAAAGAAACTGTTTCAGCAACGATGGCTGATGATCATATTTGCATGGGCGGTATTGCTGCCGCAGATCGCCAACCAGGTGGGCTGGTATGCCGCGGAGGTAGGCCGGCAGCCCTGGGTGGTATATAAACTACTGCGCACGTCTGACGCCCTCTCTAAAAAAGTAACGGCAGACCAGGTGATGTTTTCGCTGATATTATTTACGCTGGTATACATGTTGCTCTTTGCATTGTTCCTGTACCTGCTGAACCGAAAAATTCAGCATGGACCGGACGTAGCAGGCAGCAAGGACGACGACGATCACGATCAGTACTATCCTAATAACCTGGCAAATCTTCCTTCTTAA
- a CDS encoding ATP-binding protein has protein sequence MSTLFNSDSKESGFRLQYLEIYNWGTFHNKIYRVNTNGQTSLLTGANGSGKTTLIDALLTLLVPAGKRFYNQSSGTDQRKDRGEESYFWGYYGKTFSEDSLQSKTEQLRHKENNPYSVLLAYFYNAATMHQITLAQVRWYSGELKRQFIVSPHKLNINDHFGAGKFDMKGDWKKKLRLEYPKTEITDSFKEYAALFSNIFGLRSEKALSLFNQTVGIKVLGDLNTFIRSQMLEETDAEGEFLKLRENYDSLLSSHRAIQKDETQLKMLEPIIANKTAWQELQDRNRELQMLQDILPAWFNKQEKDILEKELEALQKDQQKTATILTGINEHLQTMNLRKDELIAQKANNSVDEQLRSIEKSIHYEQKALEGKRNKMEEYNMLADRLELAPNPDEQQFHENISGAEQLKGAHDKQLETLQEEMFHYKSSLTAERAQITRLEEEIESFLNRKNNIPYELVRIRQQLAEMLDVQEDDLPFVGELIRVKDSESRWENAIEKVLHNFGLRLLVPEEYIMDINKYINSNNLQTRLVYHKVEDENYTMLRMPSEKDSLLQKIEIKPGTIFKEWLQNQLLDQFDYTCTDDMAVFNKSRKAVTSNGLTRQATRHEKDDRPNRSQQNNYVLGWNNKNKLRLLKAEQDECSANIETLQHSISQLENSRKAITTVNTLLNAFLSLRNYSEINWQTHAGVIESFAREKAQLLKTSDKYQAICDQLDEVIAQIQEKEKEKERALQEKGRIDDKAAEKLRHFNQLKVNKLDDVSLQYVLEYLSDLSLTEPAETTAELASYRKRADDNLKATLHDAMRQSAEKEAEITRQLSAFVMPSKAIHDAYPEWLGDVSDLQPHVRYLDEFTSLYENIKYQRLIEHKERFRKYMDTSMLNAITNYRAWIYGQEDLIREVMDDLNEPLRNITFNKNPDTYLQLECRHVKDVEIRNFKEKLSGAVPDSMKYHLEKDEAYGEQLFENIKVLITELQQNEAWRRKVTDVRNWLDFGAKEYYVADNKAFKYYEDTASLSGGEKAQFTYTILGAAIAYQFGINEANRQHRSLRFITVDEAFSKLDPEKSHYLMEYCGQLNLQLLVVTPLDKLNIAEPYIHACHFVSNKNKRDSVVYNFTMEEYRERKKEFETMEA, from the coding sequence ATGTCAACCCTGTTCAACAGTGATTCCAAAGAAAGCGGGTTCCGGTTACAATATCTTGAAATATACAACTGGGGCACGTTCCATAATAAAATATACCGCGTCAATACCAACGGTCAAACCTCCCTGCTGACAGGCGCCAACGGTAGCGGCAAAACCACCCTGATAGATGCCCTGCTGACACTGCTCGTGCCGGCCGGCAAACGCTTCTATAACCAGTCGTCCGGTACGGACCAGCGCAAGGACCGCGGCGAAGAATCCTACTTCTGGGGATATTATGGCAAAACCTTCTCCGAAGACTCGCTGCAATCCAAAACAGAACAGCTCCGCCACAAGGAAAACAACCCGTACTCCGTACTGCTGGCCTACTTCTACAACGCCGCCACCATGCACCAGATCACGCTGGCGCAGGTACGCTGGTACTCCGGGGAACTGAAAAGACAATTCATCGTTTCCCCCCACAAACTCAATATCAACGACCACTTCGGCGCAGGTAAATTCGATATGAAAGGCGACTGGAAAAAGAAACTCCGCCTCGAATACCCGAAAACAGAAATCACCGACAGCTTCAAGGAATACGCCGCCCTCTTCAGCAATATCTTCGGCCTGCGCAGCGAAAAAGCCCTGTCGCTCTTCAACCAGACCGTCGGCATCAAGGTACTGGGCGACCTCAATACCTTCATCCGCAGCCAGATGCTCGAAGAAACCGACGCAGAAGGTGAATTCCTGAAACTGCGCGAAAACTACGACAGCCTCCTGTCCAGCCACCGCGCCATCCAGAAAGATGAAACCCAGCTCAAAATGCTGGAGCCCATCATCGCCAATAAAACCGCCTGGCAGGAACTGCAGGACCGCAACCGCGAACTGCAGATGCTGCAGGACATACTGCCGGCATGGTTCAACAAACAGGAAAAAGATATCCTCGAAAAGGAACTGGAAGCACTGCAAAAAGACCAGCAAAAAACAGCGACCATCCTCACCGGTATCAATGAGCACCTGCAGACCATGAACCTGCGCAAAGACGAGCTGATTGCCCAAAAAGCCAATAACAGCGTCGATGAGCAGCTGCGCTCCATCGAAAAATCCATCCACTACGAGCAGAAAGCCCTCGAAGGCAAACGTAACAAAATGGAGGAGTACAACATGCTCGCCGACCGCCTGGAGCTGGCCCCCAATCCGGACGAACAGCAGTTCCACGAAAATATCTCCGGCGCCGAACAACTGAAAGGCGCACACGATAAACAACTGGAAACGCTGCAGGAAGAAATGTTCCACTACAAGAGCAGCCTCACCGCCGAAAGAGCACAGATCACACGGCTGGAAGAAGAGATCGAATCCTTCCTCAACCGTAAAAACAACATCCCTTACGAATTGGTACGCATCCGGCAGCAACTGGCAGAGATGCTGGACGTGCAGGAAGACGACCTGCCTTTCGTAGGTGAACTGATACGCGTGAAAGACAGTGAAAGCCGCTGGGAAAACGCCATTGAAAAAGTACTCCATAACTTCGGCCTGCGCCTGCTGGTGCCGGAAGAGTACATTATGGACATCAACAAATACATCAACTCCAACAACCTGCAAACACGCCTCGTCTACCATAAAGTGGAAGATGAAAACTATACCATGCTCAGGATGCCTTCCGAAAAGGACAGCCTCCTGCAGAAGATAGAAATCAAACCCGGCACCATCTTCAAAGAATGGCTGCAAAACCAGCTGCTGGACCAGTTTGACTATACCTGCACCGACGACATGGCCGTGTTTAACAAATCGCGCAAAGCCGTTACCTCCAACGGACTAACGCGGCAGGCTACACGCCACGAGAAAGACGACCGCCCCAACCGCTCACAACAGAACAACTATGTGCTCGGCTGGAACAACAAAAACAAACTGCGGTTACTCAAAGCAGAGCAGGACGAATGCAGTGCCAACATCGAAACGCTGCAGCACAGCATCTCCCAGCTGGAAAACAGCCGCAAGGCCATCACCACCGTCAATACCCTGCTGAACGCTTTTCTCTCGCTCCGCAACTATAGCGAGATCAACTGGCAGACACATGCCGGCGTCATCGAATCTTTTGCCCGGGAAAAAGCACAGCTGCTGAAAACCAGCGATAAATACCAGGCGATCTGCGATCAGCTCGACGAAGTCATCGCCCAGATACAGGAAAAAGAGAAAGAGAAAGAAAGAGCCCTGCAGGAAAAAGGCCGTATCGATGATAAAGCCGCCGAAAAACTGCGGCATTTCAACCAACTGAAAGTAAATAAGCTGGACGACGTCTCCCTGCAATACGTGCTGGAATACCTCTCCGACCTGTCGCTCACCGAACCGGCCGAAACCACCGCTGAACTGGCTTCCTACCGCAAACGGGCAGACGATAACCTGAAAGCGACCCTGCACGACGCCATGCGCCAGTCGGCCGAAAAAGAAGCAGAAATCACCCGGCAGCTGTCGGCATTCGTAATGCCGTCCAAAGCCATCCATGATGCCTATCCCGAATGGCTCGGCGACGTCAGCGACCTGCAACCGCATGTCAGATACCTCGACGAATTCACGTCGCTGTACGAAAATATCAAATACCAGCGCCTCATCGAGCACAAGGAACGTTTCCGTAAATATATGGACACAAGCATGCTCAACGCTATCACCAACTACCGGGCATGGATATACGGTCAGGAAGACCTGATCCGCGAAGTGATGGATGATCTCAACGAACCGCTCCGCAACATCACCTTCAACAAAAACCCGGACACCTACCTCCAGCTGGAATGCCGCCATGTGAAAGACGTGGAGATCCGCAACTTCAAAGAGAAACTAAGCGGCGCCGTGCCGGACTCCATGAAGTACCACCTGGAGAAAGACGAAGCCTACGGCGAACAGCTCTTCGAAAACATCAAGGTACTGATCACCGAGCTGCAGCAAAATGAAGCATGGCGCCGGAAAGTAACGGATGTCCGCAACTGGCTCGACTTCGGCGCCAAAGAGTACTATGTGGCCGATAACAAAGCGTTTAAATACTACGAGGATACCGCCAGCCTTTCCGGTGGAGAGAAAGCCCAGTTCACCTATACCATCCTGGGCGCCGCCATCGCCTACCAGTTCGGCATCAACGAGGCCAACCGCCAGCACCGCAGCCTGCGCTTTATCACCGTGGATGAGGCCTTCAGCAAACTGGACCCGGAAAAAAGCCATTACCTCATGGAATATTGCGGCCAGCTCAACCTCCAGCTGCTGGTGGTAACACCATTGGACAAACTGAATATCGCAGAGCCGTATATTCATGCCTGTCACTTCGTATCCAACAAAAACAAACGCGATTCCGTGGTGTATAACTTCACCATGGAAGAATACAGGGAAAGGAAGAAAGAGTTCGAAACCATGGAAGCGTAG